One Cucumis sativus cultivar 9930 chromosome 1, Cucumber_9930_V3, whole genome shotgun sequence DNA segment encodes these proteins:
- the LOC101219554 gene encoding probable xyloglucan endotransglucosylase/hydrolase protein 7, producing MAWRSYNNGGIGFLCVCVVVISVVVSGRPTTFLEDFRVTWADSHVKELDGGRGIQLLLDRSSGCGFASRRQYLFGKVSMKIKLVPGDSAGTVTAFYMNSDTDTIRDELDFEFLGNRSGQPYTVQTNIYAHGKGDREQRVNLWFDPAADFHTYSIMWTRWLIIFGVDDIPIRVYKNHEAKGIPYPKLQPMGIYSTLWEADDWATRGGLEKIDWKKAPFYAYYKDFDIEGCPVPGPANCPSNPNNWWEAPSYQSLSPLQARNYRWVRMNHMIYDYCTDKSRYPVTPPECVAGI from the exons atggCTTGGAGAAGTTACAATAATGGCGGCATTGGTTTTCTGTGTGTATGTGTTGTTGTAATATCCGTTGTTGTTTCAGGTCGACCAACGACTTTTCTTGAGGATTTTAGGGTGACATGGGCGGATAGCCATGTCAAGGAACTCGATGGTGGGAGGGGAATTCAACTTCTTCTCGATCGAAGTTCTG GATGTGGATTTGCTTCAAGAAGGCAGTATTTGTTTGGAAAAGTGAGCATGAAGATAAAACTAGTTCCTGGCGACTCAGCAGGAACAGTTACTGCATTTTAT ATGAACTCAGACACAGACACAATACGCGATGAATTAGATTTTGAGTTCTTGGGAAATAGGAGTGGACAACCATACACAGttcaaactaatatatatGCTCATGGAAAGGGTGATAGAGAGCAAAGGGTGAACTTGTGGTTCGACCCTGCAGCTGATTTCCATACTTATTCAATCATGTGGACTCGTTGGCTAATCAT ATTTGGTGTGGATGATATCCCAATAAGGGTATATAAGAACCACGAAGCGAAAGGGATCCCATATCCAAAACTACAACCAATGGGAATATATTCAACACTATGGGAAGCGGATGACTGGGCCACAAGAGGTGGTTTGGAGAAGATTGATTGGAAGAAAGCCCCATTCTATGCATATTACAAGGACTTTGACATTGAGGGTTGCCCTGTCCCAGGGCCTGCAAACTGCCCTTCAAACCCCAACAATTGGTGGGAAGCCCCATCCTACCAGTCCCTCTCTCCTTTGCAAGCCAGAAACTATAGATGGGTTCGTATGAACCACATGATATATGACTATTGCACCGACAAATCCCGCTACCCTGTCACTCCACCTGAATGCGTAGCTGGAATATGA
- the LOC116403552 gene encoding uncharacterized protein LOC116403552 isoform X1, translating to MAIQRVEVFYKQKQFYFYPAWAYLCYSSLIKIPLSLGESLVWTSLTHYVIGFTPQPISLLLTPLANRRWMDFKELKITISEILISLELSQECCGSWRRFIEIGLEGDANSDGEEDEMEDTDDVEVEHLHISDYQGFALIFD from the exons ATGGCTATTCAAAGAGTTGAAGTtttctataaacaaaaacagtTCTATTTCTACCCAGCCTGGGCCTATCTATGCTATTCCAGCTTAATCAAGATCCCACTTTCCCTCGGCGAATCCTTAGTTTGGACTTCTCTTACTCACTACGTCATTGGCTTCACCCCTCAACCTATCAG TTTATTACTTACACCACTTGCCAATCGCAGATGGATGG attTCAAGGAGTTGAAGATAACAATTAGTGAAATTTTGATCAGTTTGGAGTTATCCCAAGAGTGTTGTGGTTCTTGGAGGAGG TTTATTGAAATAGGACTTGAAGGAGATGCCAATTCTGAcggtgaagaagatgaaatggaGGACACTGATGATGTAGAAGTGGAACATCTACACATTTCAGATTACCAAGGTTTTGCACTAATATTCGATTGA
- the LOC116403552 gene encoding ABC transporter G family member 33-like isoform X2, whose protein sequence is MAIQRVEVFYKQKQFYFYPAWAYLCYSSLIKIPLSLGESLVWTSLTHYVIGFTPQPISLLLTPLANRRWMDFKELKITISEILISLELSQECCGSWRRDELITW, encoded by the exons ATGGCTATTCAAAGAGTTGAAGTtttctataaacaaaaacagtTCTATTTCTACCCAGCCTGGGCCTATCTATGCTATTCCAGCTTAATCAAGATCCCACTTTCCCTCGGCGAATCCTTAGTTTGGACTTCTCTTACTCACTACGTCATTGGCTTCACCCCTCAACCTATCAG TTTATTACTTACACCACTTGCCAATCGCAGATGGATGG attTCAAGGAGTTGAAGATAACAATTAGTGAAATTTTGATCAGTTTGGAGTTATCCCAAGAGTGTTGTGGTTCTTGGAGGAGG GATGAACTCATCACTTGGTGA
- the LOC101219796 gene encoding agamous-like MADS-box protein AGL80, whose translation MTRKKVKLAYITNDASRKATFKKRKKGLLKKLAELTTLCGIEACAIIFNPSNSQPDLWPSTLGLQKVLSKFKSLPEMEQCKKMVNQETFLRDRIAKAADQLKKLQRENREKEITRVMFQSLVAGATPPLDLNVIDLNDLGWLVDQKMADIGKRMELLTVNRSSRVATNEPSWFMEMVNQGANDEDHMGFNIGDDVIQLPSFGEDDNHGTFWSNNNVIFP comes from the coding sequence ATGACAAGAAAGAAGGTGAAACTTGCATACATTACAAATGATGCATCAAGAAAAGCCACAttcaagaaaaggaaaaagggttTACTGAAGAAGCTGGCTGAGCTTACCACTCTATGTGGCATTGAGGCATGTGCTATAATCTTCAATCCCTCCAATTCACAACCTGACCTTTGGCCCTCCACTCTAGGCCTCCAAAAGGTTCTCTCTAAGTTCAAAAGCCTACCAGAGATGGAGCAATGTAAGAAGATGGTCAACCAAGAGACCTTCCTTCGTGATCGTATTGCAAAGGCTGCTGACCAACTCAAGAAGCTACAAAGGGAGAATCGTGAGAAGGAGATCACTCGAGTCATGTTTCAAAGCCTCGTTGCTGGAGCAACTCCGCCGCTAGATCTCAATGTCATCGATTTGAATGACCTTGGTTGGTTGGTTGATCAAAAGATGGCTGATATTGGTAAGAGAATGGAGTTGCTTACAGTAAATCGATCGTCACGTGTGGCGACAAATGAGCCGTCGTGGTTTATGGAGATGGTGAATCAAGGAGCTAATGATGAAGATCATATGGGATTCAATATTGGAGATGATGTGATTCAACTTCCTAGCTTTGGGGAGGATGATAATCATGGTACTTTTTGGTCAAATAATAATGTCATTTTCCCTTGA
- the LOC105435481 gene encoding uncharacterized protein LOC105435481, with product MGANLCTIRCPGTADASGDGYEICGWRRRHWWRRERNDVKRELEASIEKKEFMSLEELLLASPGVPSERGFGNDGEFNVSRHGGFKRKVHPARILECSSACDERSGFVGKSVAEDEYSSHGGFPICGSQSGKLKKKVSFRLPEVSDVIVIPSLEDDVIADERNVDS from the exons ATGGGAGCTAATCTCTGCACCATTAGATGCCCGGGGACGGCCGACGCCTCCGGTGACG GCTATGAAATCTGCGGGTGGAGAAGGCGACATTGGTGGAGAAGAGAGAGGAACGACGTGAAGAGAGAGTTAGAGGCGTCGATTGAGAAGAAGGAATTCATGTCTCTTGAGGAGTTGCTGTTGGCTTCTCCAGGAGTGCCGTCGGAGCGAGGGTTTGGAAATGACGGAGAGTTTAATGTTTCAAGACATGGGGGATTCAAGAGAAAAGTTCATCCGGCGAGGATTCTGGAGTGTTCTTCGGCTTGTGATGAGAGATCGGGTTTTGTTGGTAAATCGGTTGCAGAGGATGAGTATTCTTCTCATGGCGGTTTTCCGATTTGTGGAAGCCAAAGTgggaagttgaagaagaaagtgagTTTTAGGCTGCCGGAGGTGTCGGATGTTATTGTTATTCCCTCGCTGGAGGATGATGTGATAGCCGATGAGCGGAATGTTGATTCCTAG